The following coding sequences are from one Nicotiana tomentosiformis chromosome 3, ASM39032v3, whole genome shotgun sequence window:
- the LOC138907602 gene encoding uncharacterized protein — MDRFAAKKETARAQLSSIESQLQGVKEKSLTQAREIEELEARLAFELAKAKSEAKKAKAEADAIVVVYRASAEAAQAQAREASESAHTRAYWIAELAKCQSRRETLEEIHARGFDLTNEIAKSKEHEAKARALATSDDDDHEGSKSGSENGEDLDVEEATPGGDQEP, encoded by the coding sequence atggaccgctttgctgcaaaaaaagagactgctcgagcccaattatcatcgatcgaaagtcaacttcaaggtGTGAAAGAGAAAAGCTTGACTCAAGCAAGggaaatagaggagctcgaggctcggttggcttttgaacttgccaaggccaaatctgaagccaaAAAAGCAAAGGCCGAGGCGGATGCGATCGTGGTCGTCTATCGGGCCagtgctgaagccgctcaagccCAGGCGAGAGAGGCATCCGAGTCTGCTCATACTCGAGCttattggattgctgaacttgccaaatgccaatctcggagggaaaccctcgaggaaattcACGCCCGCGGTTTCGATCTTACCAATGAGATAGCAAAGTCTAAAGAGCATGAAGCCAAAGCCAGAGCGCTGGCCACTTCTGATGACGATGATCATGAAGgaagcaagagcgggtccgagaacggGGAGGACCTCGATGTAGAAGAAGCTACCCCCGGAGGAgatcaggaaccttag